The Shewanella japonica genome has a window encoding:
- a CDS encoding DUF3069 domain-containing protein, with translation MIERTAEYQATAKAISFNVANKVLPMDKLPETLLEAYEGLFKELIQDNAGLFEKSWQSLPASAQKLMPQAEFHGFYIANAWMQLSRVAQEIADEADSDEAIDEKEYDGVFGRLAEQSLKESIKKLKKARTDRSLLNSFKQVMAI, from the coding sequence ATGATTGAAAGAACTGCTGAATATCAAGCTACTGCAAAAGCGATTTCGTTTAATGTGGCAAATAAAGTTTTGCCTATGGATAAGTTGCCAGAAACTCTTTTAGAGGCTTATGAAGGCTTATTTAAAGAACTGATCCAAGACAATGCAGGCTTATTTGAAAAAAGTTGGCAGAGTTTGCCTGCAAGTGCGCAAAAATTGATGCCGCAAGCTGAGTTTCATGGGTTTTATATTGCCAATGCTTGGATGCAGTTGAGTCGTGTTGCTCAAGAAATTGCTGATGAAGCAGACTCAGACGAAGCGATCGATGAAAAAGAATATGATGGGGTGTTTGGCCGATTAGCCGAACAGTCACTCAAAGAAAGTATTAAGAAATTAAAGAAAGCAAGAACTGACCGTTCTTTATTAAATAGCTTTAAACAAGTGATGGCTATTTAA
- a CDS encoding Crp/Fnr family transcriptional regulator: MSLLSTKQIQWPCELSEITKAEIMDLAIEIDGIDRYSTLIDGDQQRGIYYCVQGLGTFATTSIDNRPLASFIFGKQMWVGAVAIEIYPKINLYTCELEPLKSLFFPKSELNELAKRNNEVYKLLYSIMRTNSPKIVQGMHLSFYGIEERIAFFLLELVRSKKSTNLPRIEIKITQQQLSEIANVSRPRVNEVLNKLAQEGLIELVRGKLYINDYAALAQSLEDRVVM; this comes from the coding sequence ATGTCTTTATTATCAACTAAGCAGATCCAGTGGCCTTGTGAGTTAAGTGAAATCACTAAAGCTGAAATCATGGATCTGGCTATCGAAATTGATGGAATTGATCGTTATTCCACTTTGATCGACGGTGACCAACAACGCGGTATTTATTATTGTGTTCAAGGATTAGGAACATTTGCAACGACAAGTATTGATAACCGACCATTAGCGAGCTTTATTTTTGGTAAGCAAATGTGGGTGGGTGCTGTTGCTATTGAGATATACCCCAAAATCAATTTATACACCTGTGAGCTTGAGCCGCTCAAAAGTTTGTTTTTTCCAAAAAGTGAACTTAATGAGTTGGCTAAAAGAAACAATGAGGTTTATAAACTTTTGTACAGTATTATGCGTACAAATAGCCCCAAAATTGTTCAAGGTATGCATTTGTCTTTCTATGGAATTGAAGAGCGTATTGCGTTCTTTTTATTGGAATTAGTACGAAGTAAGAAGTCGACTAATCTTCCTAGAATCGAAATTAAAATTACCCAGCAACAACTTAGCGAAATCGCTAACGTTAGCCGACCAAGAGTCAATGAAGTATTGAATAAATTAGCTCAAGAAGGGTTAATTGAATTGGTTCGAGGTAAGCTGTATATCAATGACTATGCAGCCTTAGCTCAGTCTTTAGAAGACAGAGTGGTGATGTAA
- a CDS encoding sensor domain-containing diguanylate cyclase translates to MSLLTQVATASSTPQQRIDQLFEIFFLGEEGDLELLNKYLAELDQLIPADDIKQREKLIPLQCWYHPSETTEEFQKAIKHAEVLMEAHQKSYPSELHADLLLCRGSHYQYSGKPEQAKLDYDAAIKEAYLIENMRLIADGRSMRGTMLSYEGDYTGALEDLIPAQSMYEQLNLAYWARVNLSEIANSYRRFGDPQMALTYQLKLEKAYLDNNQLVEAFDTNTQIAYSYEALGDNQLALERHQKSYQYWHQQKNSLSAAASAVDMAGILIKLNQVDEAVEILEQAENTVTIEFDGLFSFMKLFSAQAALIKQHPEKALEYAEEAESGFNVSNNDRGLSQLYTLRNQIYLSIKDYQSAHQALTDYLNVHHKLDQLSLTSRNSEMRARFNTDKIEAENQNLLSIQLIKEKELAALEQNKRLQNIIIILVAIILIIVTIYAVKQVKRKQKFKDLALTDELTKLANRRHTYALAKTYINQAKTEHSQFSVISFDADHFKKVNDTLGHDIGDKVLIKLAKIAKELMRKSDTVGRVGGEEFLILLPGANEQQAYDIASRLIVRIADADWDTIAPELKQTVSAGVTHYQNGDNFENMLLRVDNALYQAKSAGRNCVKTV, encoded by the coding sequence GTGTCTTTACTAACTCAAGTAGCAACAGCCAGCAGCACCCCTCAACAACGCATAGATCAGTTATTTGAGATATTTTTTTTGGGAGAAGAAGGCGATCTTGAGTTATTAAACAAGTATCTTGCAGAGCTTGATCAATTAATCCCAGCTGACGATATAAAGCAACGTGAAAAGCTTATCCCACTCCAATGTTGGTACCATCCTTCTGAAACGACCGAGGAGTTTCAAAAAGCCATCAAGCATGCCGAAGTATTAATGGAGGCGCATCAAAAAAGCTATCCTTCAGAGCTGCATGCAGATTTATTATTATGTCGCGGTTCACATTACCAATATTCAGGTAAACCGGAACAAGCGAAATTGGATTATGACGCAGCAATTAAAGAAGCGTATTTGATTGAAAATATGCGCTTAATAGCAGATGGCAGAAGCATGAGAGGCACCATGTTATCTTATGAAGGTGACTACACTGGTGCCCTTGAAGACCTAATCCCTGCTCAATCCATGTATGAACAACTCAACCTAGCTTACTGGGCACGGGTTAATTTAAGTGAAATAGCCAATAGCTATCGCCGTTTTGGCGACCCGCAAATGGCACTGACATATCAACTCAAACTTGAAAAAGCATACCTAGACAATAATCAGCTAGTAGAAGCGTTTGATACCAATACGCAAATAGCGTACTCCTATGAGGCATTAGGTGATAATCAATTGGCTTTAGAGCGACATCAAAAAAGTTACCAATATTGGCACCAACAAAAGAATTCACTTTCAGCTGCTGCTTCTGCTGTAGATATGGCAGGAATATTAATCAAGTTGAATCAAGTAGATGAAGCTGTTGAAATTTTAGAGCAAGCAGAAAATACAGTCACAATTGAATTTGATGGCCTTTTTAGTTTCATGAAATTATTCAGTGCTCAAGCTGCACTGATTAAACAACATCCCGAAAAAGCGCTGGAATATGCTGAAGAAGCTGAATCAGGATTTAATGTTAGCAATAACGATCGTGGGTTAAGCCAGCTATACACTCTACGAAATCAAATCTATTTATCCATTAAAGATTACCAATCTGCTCATCAAGCACTAACAGATTATCTCAACGTTCATCATAAGCTTGATCAACTCAGTCTAACGAGTCGAAATAGTGAAATGAGAGCACGGTTTAACACCGATAAAATTGAAGCTGAAAATCAAAACTTACTCTCAATACAGCTCATAAAGGAAAAAGAATTAGCAGCGCTTGAGCAAAACAAACGATTGCAAAACATTATCATTATATTGGTCGCGATCATTTTAATCATCGTGACCATATATGCGGTAAAACAAGTCAAGCGCAAACAAAAATTCAAAGATCTTGCATTGACTGATGAGCTCACGAAACTGGCTAACCGACGCCATACCTACGCGTTAGCTAAAACATATATTAACCAAGCAAAAACCGAGCATAGCCAATTTTCGGTTATTTCTTTTGATGCGGATCATTTCAAGAAAGTCAACGATACGCTAGGACATGACATTGGCGACAAAGTGTTGATAAAACTTGCTAAAATAGCAAAAGAGTTGATGCGTAAATCCGATACTGTTGGTAGAGTCGGAGGGGAAGAGTTCCTGATTTTATTACCTGGGGCAAATGAACAACAAGCTTATGATATCGCAAGTAGGCTTATTGTGAGAATTGCTGACGCTGATTGGGATACTATCGCGCCAGAGCTTAAACAAACGGTCAGTGCAGGCGTCACGCATTATCAAAATGGCGATAATTTTGAAAACATGCTTTTGCGTGTCGATAATGCACTTTATCAAGCAAAATCTGCAGGAAGAAACTGCGTTAAAACGGTATAA
- a CDS encoding NAD-dependent malic enzyme, whose product MDDNKRPLYLPFAGPAILESPLLNKGTAFSEEERIYFNLEGLIPWVIETIEEQASRAYEQYKSFSNDLDKHIYLRNIQDTNETLFYRLVRNHISEMMPIIYTPTVGLACERFSKNYRRNRGLFISYDNKDRIDDILNNSTRHKVKVIVVTDGERILGLGDQGIGGMGIPIGKLSLYTSCGGISPAYCLAITLDVGTDNPNLLDDPMYMGSRHPRIGGEEYADFIEEFMQAVNRRWPDALIQFEDFAQKNAMPLLERYKDRFCTFNDDIQGTAAVTVGSLLAACKAAGTQLCQQRVAFLGAGSAGCGIAEAIVAQMVAEGISDEQARSQVFMVDRWGLLLDNMPTLLDFQKKLAQKTVNVQQWDGFSDHISLLDVVNNAKPTVLIGVSGAPGLFTEEIIRAMHSHCERPIVFPLSNPTSRVEATPKDVLHWTSGQALVATGSPFEPVVIEGETYEIAQCNNSFIFPGIGLGVLASGATRVSDEMLMASSRALSECSPLGKNGTGSLLPALEDIQEVSKYIAFAVAKKAIEQELALPCPDELLTQKIDSNFWEPEYRRYRRTSF is encoded by the coding sequence ATGGACGATAATAAACGCCCCCTCTATCTTCCTTTCGCAGGTCCAGCCATTCTTGAGTCTCCTTTGCTAAATAAAGGCACAGCCTTTAGTGAAGAAGAACGCATTTACTTTAACCTCGAAGGGCTTATTCCTTGGGTCATTGAAACCATTGAAGAACAAGCATCACGTGCTTACGAGCAATATAAAAGTTTTAGTAATGATTTGGATAAGCACATTTATTTGCGCAACATCCAAGACACTAACGAAACCTTGTTCTACCGATTAGTTCGTAACCATATCAGTGAGATGATGCCTATCATCTACACCCCAACTGTGGGGCTCGCCTGTGAGCGTTTTTCAAAAAACTATCGTCGTAACCGTGGATTATTTATCTCATACGATAACAAAGATCGTATTGATGACATTCTCAATAATTCGACTCGCCATAAAGTAAAAGTCATTGTGGTAACAGATGGTGAGCGAATTTTAGGCTTGGGTGACCAAGGCATTGGCGGCATGGGGATCCCTATCGGTAAGTTGTCGCTGTATACCAGCTGTGGCGGTATTAGTCCGGCTTATTGTCTCGCAATCACATTAGATGTGGGCACAGATAATCCTAATTTATTAGATGATCCTATGTACATGGGGTCGCGTCATCCTCGTATTGGTGGCGAAGAATACGCCGACTTTATTGAAGAATTTATGCAGGCGGTGAATCGTCGCTGGCCTGATGCACTGATCCAATTTGAGGATTTTGCGCAGAAAAATGCAATGCCGTTACTTGAGCGTTATAAAGACAGATTCTGTACTTTTAATGATGACATTCAAGGCACCGCTGCAGTTACCGTAGGCTCACTTCTCGCAGCATGTAAGGCAGCTGGAACCCAATTATGTCAACAGCGTGTTGCCTTTTTAGGGGCTGGCAGCGCAGGTTGCGGTATTGCCGAAGCCATCGTGGCGCAAATGGTGGCAGAAGGTATTTCTGACGAGCAAGCCCGTTCACAAGTGTTTATGGTCGACCGTTGGGGCTTGTTATTAGATAACATGCCTACTCTATTAGATTTCCAGAAAAAACTGGCTCAAAAAACGGTGAATGTTCAGCAATGGGATGGGTTTAGCGATCATATTTCATTATTGGATGTGGTTAATAACGCTAAACCAACTGTCTTGATTGGGGTTTCTGGCGCACCAGGTTTGTTCACTGAAGAAATCATTCGAGCAATGCACAGCCATTGCGAACGCCCAATTGTGTTCCCATTATCTAATCCAACAAGTCGTGTTGAAGCAACACCGAAAGACGTTTTGCATTGGACATCCGGTCAAGCACTCGTTGCCACAGGCAGTCCGTTTGAGCCTGTTGTCATCGAAGGTGAAACCTATGAGATTGCTCAATGTAATAATAGCTTTATTTTCCCAGGCATTGGCTTGGGTGTATTAGCCAGCGGAGCAACCCGGGTTTCAGATGAAATGCTTATGGCATCAAGCCGTGCGCTTTCTGAATGCTCTCCTCTAGGTAAAAACGGCACAGGTTCATTACTCCCCGCCCTTGAAGACATTCAAGAAGTGAGTAAATACATTGCTTTTGCAGTTGCTAAAAAAGCCATTGAACAAGAACTGGCATTACCTTGCCCTGATGAGCTATTAACGCAGAAAATTGATAGTAATTTCTGGGAGCCTGAGTACCGTCGCTACCGACGCACTTCTTTCTAG